In Sander vitreus isolate 19-12246 unplaced genomic scaffold, sanVit1 ctg730_0, whole genome shotgun sequence, a single genomic region encodes these proteins:
- the LOC144514880 gene encoding uncharacterized protein LOC144514880, translating to MICSILLLIILTSCVSGTFVVNVTQTSYQAEENHDITLEWTFTTNPHSSSNSLNIFCELLTDLSPPVLFHLHEGVEVPESQDEQFAGRVQWDKDVLREGRLRLHVSRLRTEDLGMYKCDVTTSYGSNSGRCWLNVTAVADESKPQRPTVRPEPQSLKNIRILYAGLAALTAAVLLIICLCFKCINKKRNLYSAVQMSTLSEKQALGLTV from the exons ATGATCTGCAGCATCCTGCTGCTCATCATCCTGACCTCCTGTGTCTCTG GAACATTTGTAGTGAATGTGACCCAGACCTCCTATCAGGCAGAGGAGAACCACGACATCACACTGGAGTGGACCTTCACAACCAACCCCCACAGTTCCTCCAACTCTCTGAATATCTTCTGTGAACTGTTAACTGATCTCAGTCCCCCAGTCCTGTTTCATCTCCATGAAGGAGTTGAGGTCCCAGAGTCTCAGGATGAACAGTTTGCAGGACGAGTCCAGTGGGACAAAGACGTCCTCAGAGAAGGACGACTCAGACTTCATGTGTCCAGACTCAGGACTGAAGACTTGGGAATGTACAAGTGTGATGTGACCACAAGTTATGGGAGTAACTCTGGTAGATGTTGGCTCAATGTCACTG CAGTTGCTGATGAGTCAAAACCTCAGAGACCAACAGTAAGACCAGAACCACAGAGTCTGAAAAACATCAGGATCCTCTATGCTGGACTGGCAGCACTGACAGCAGCAGTTCTTCTGAttatctgtctttgttttaaatgtattaataagaAAAGAAACCTATATTCAGCTGTACAGATGTCGACTTTATCAGAGAAACAAGCACTTGGACTAACAGTCTAA